From a single Oreochromis niloticus isolate F11D_XX linkage group LG3, O_niloticus_UMD_NMBU, whole genome shotgun sequence genomic region:
- the mad2l1 gene encoding mitotic spindle assembly checkpoint protein MAD2A, with translation MTSTLKGITLKGSAELVAEFFSFGINSILYQRGIYPPETFTRVTHYDMSLQLTTDLKLKNYLTNVVSQLKEWLFECTVQKLVLVITCLETNEVLERWQFDIECDKSAKESSAPREKSIKTIQDEIRSVIRQITATVTFLPLLETPCAFDLLVYTDKDLVVPDKWEESGPQTIDQSEEVRLRSFTTSIHKVNSMVAYKKTESV, from the exons ATGACAAGCACGTTGAAGGGAATTACTCTCAAAGGAAGCGCGGAGTTAGTAGCCGAGTTCTTTT CTTTCGGCATCAACAGCATCCTGTACCAACGGGGCATCTATCCTCCAGAGACATTTACCAGAGTTACCCACTATGACATGAGTCTCCAACTCACTACTGACCTCAAGCTGAAGAACTATCTGACTAACGTGGTGTCTCAACTTAAAG AGTGGCTTTTTGAGTGCACTGTGCAAAAGCTGGTGTTGGTGATTACATGTCTGGAAACCAACGAGGTGCTCGAGAGATGGCAGTTTGACATTGAGTGCGACAAGTCTGCTAAAGAGAGCAG TGCACCCAGAGAGAAGTCCATTAAGACAATTCAGGATGAGATCCGCTCAGTTATCAGACAGATAACAGCCACAGTTACTTTCTTGCCCCTGCTGGAGACGCCAT GTGCTTTTGACCTCTTGGTTTACACCGACAAGGACCTGGTGGTTCCAGATAAATGGGAAGAATCGGGGCCGCAGACCATTGACCAGTCAGAGGAAGTGCGTTTACGTTCCTTCACCACTTCAATCCACAAGGTCAACAGCATGGTGGCATACAAGAAGACCGAGTCAGTTTAA